CACCAAATTTTCCGCCGGCGCCAATGTGGGCACCGGTCGTGATTGGACCCTGTACGCCCTCGTGGATGGCCACGTGAAATTTGACAAGAACGGGGAGCGCATCAACGTGGTGGCTTTGGCCGCCGCGCCCGCGACGAATTAACCCCCTATTTAGTGCTTATCCGCAAATAAAAGTTGCCTTTTTCGCCGTGCTCTGTCAATTT
This genomic interval from Verrucomicrobiota bacterium contains the following:
- the rpmA gene encoding 50S ribosomal protein L27, with amino-acid sequence MAHKKGQGSVRNGRDSVSKRLGVKEYGGELVTAGSILVRQRGTKFSAGANVGTGRDWTLYALVDGHVKFDKNGERINVVALAAAPATN